The following proteins are encoded in a genomic region of Phycisphaera sp.:
- a CDS encoding DMT family transporter — MKPATLAILLAIAAGLCWGIGEVFTRQVLHSKEIGPFAALLVRTLVALPLIALAYLAAAHSGLLTSEIPGWRVNLSTANWLRLTLGSGLLAAALALVFFYAALSLGQVSVVKPIAFAVAPVTAVFVGALMLGEPLTMRKCFAIAFIAVGIVLMAAPSKARVEARQVVDGRETEPSG, encoded by the coding sequence ATGAAGCCCGCGACCCTCGCCATCCTCCTCGCCATCGCCGCCGGTTTATGCTGGGGCATCGGCGAGGTCTTCACCCGCCAGGTGCTGCACTCTAAGGAGATCGGCCCCTTCGCCGCCCTGCTCGTGCGCACGCTCGTCGCCCTGCCGCTCATCGCGCTGGCCTACCTCGCCGCCGCGCACTCGGGCCTGCTCACCAGCGAGATCCCCGGCTGGCGCGTCAACCTCTCGACGGCCAACTGGCTGCGGCTCACGCTCGGTTCCGGCCTGCTCGCCGCCGCCCTCGCGCTGGTGTTCTTCTATGCCGCCCTGAGCCTGGGCCAGGTCTCGGTGGTCAAGCCCATCGCCTTCGCCGTCGCCCCGGTCACGGCGGTCTTCGTGGGCGCCCTCATGCTGGGCGAGCCCCTGACCATGCGCAAGTGCTTCGCCATCGCCTTCATCGCCGTGGGCATCGTGCTGATGGCGGCGCCCTCGAAAGCGCGGGTGGAGGCGCGGCAGGTCGTCGATGGGCGTGAAACCGAGCCGAGCGGCTGA